The following coding sequences are from one Microtus pennsylvanicus isolate mMicPen1 chromosome 1, mMicPen1.hap1, whole genome shotgun sequence window:
- the Fbxo5 gene encoding F-box only protein 5 produces the protein MSRRVCSGLPRPSSCPCGLGSRTVPDGRKEESPALCVKMKCFNCDPDLSELEVVKPDSERQGSYSPVCVEPSCKDCFRNQERVSFIESPIVGHDNNKENQRVQKILNSSSEIEEALETSQLYEDSGYASFTLQSEHEDGILILENFRNSTQPCLLPSQSPDQYPSKNLLPVLHFERMVCSTLKKNSKRNPKVDREMLKEVIASGNFRLQNIIGKKMGLEHLDILTELSRRGFKHLLANILTKLSGMDLINLSKVSRIWKKIVENDKGASQLYSRALQRVLETNKLSLHTSTRGYVVSRTALTSVQKSSTWAPTKKDAQAKFPRQRDQKGSAYSRYSEFLEVGKTLKNNESLKACVRCNFPAKYDHYLERATCKRESCGFDYCTKCLCDYHTNTKDCSNSKLLKASCKVTGPLPGTKKSKKNLQRL, from the exons ATGAGCCGGCGCGTTTGCAGCGGTCTGCCCCGGCCGTCCTCCTGCCCCTGCGGCCTCGGCTCGCGGACGGTCCCGGACG GTCGTAAAGAAGAAAGCCCTGCTCTTTGTGTTAAAATGAAGTGTTTTAATTGTGACCCCGATCTTTCTGAGCTTGAAGTGGTGAAGCCTGACAGTGAGCGGCAAGGTTCCTACAGCCCCGTGTGTGTGGAGCCTTCCTGTAAGGACTGCTTTAGAAACCAGGAAAGGGTATCTTTCATCGAGTCACCAATTGTGGGACATGATAACAACAAGGAAAATCAGCGGGTACAAAAAATACTCAACAGTTCTAGTGAAATAGAAGAAGCGCTAGAGACCAGCCAACTGTATGAAGATAGCGGCTATGCGTCATTTACCCTTCAGAGTGAACATGAGGATGGCATCCTTATTCTGGAGAATTTCAGAAACAGTACGCAGCCCTGCTTGCTGCCATCCCAGAGCCCAGACCAGTATCCCAGTAAGAACCTGCTGCCTGTCCTGCATTTTGAAAGAATGGTTTGCTcaacattaaaaaagaattccAAGAGGAACCCTAAAGTGGATCGAGAAATGCTGAAGGAAGTTATTGCCAGTGGAAACTTTAGACTGCAAAATATAATTGGCAAGAAAATGGGCCTGGAACATCTAGATATCCTTACTGAGCTCTCCCGGAGGGGATTTAAACACCTTTTAGCTAATATTTTGACGAAGCTCAGCGGCATGGACTTAATAAA CTTGTCTAAAGTGAGCAGAATTTGGAAGAAGATCGTAGAGAACGATAAAGGAGCCTCCCAGCTGTACAGCAGAGCCTTGCAGAGAGTCCTG GAAACCAATAAGTTGTCACTGCACACTTCAACCAGAGGGTACGTAGTGAGCAGAACGGCACTGACCTCTGTCCAGAAGTCATCGACTTGGGCTCCTACCAAAAAAGATGCTCAAGCCAAGTTCCCTAGGCAGCGTGATCAGAAGGGTTCTGCCTACAGCCGGTACAGTGAGTTCCTTGAG GTGGGCAagacattaaaaaacaatgaaagcctCAAAGCCTGTGTTCGCTGTAATTTCCCTGCCAAGTATGACCACTATTTAGAGCGAGCAACCTGCAAACGGGAAAGCTGTGGATTCGACTATTGTACAAAATGTCTGTGTGATTATCATACCAACACCAAAGACTGTTCAAATAGCAAACTCCTCAAAGCCAGCTGTAAAGTGACGGGCCCTTTGCCTGGaacaaaaaagagtaaaaaaaacttacaaagaTTGTGA
- the Mtrf1l gene encoding peptide chain release factor 1-like, mitochondrial isoform X3, with protein sequence MIISLLVPPEETDESDLILEVTAGVGGQEAMLFTSEMFDMYQQYAAFKRWHFETLEYFPSELGGLRHASASIGGPEAYKHMKFEGGVHRVQRVPRTEKQGRIHTSTMTVAILPQPTEIKLVINPKDLRIDTKRASGAGGQHVNTTDSAVRIVHLPTGIVSECQQERSQLKNRELAMKKLRARLYSLHLEEETAKRYNARKIQVGTKGRSEKIRTYNFPQNRVTDHRINKSLHDLESFMQGDCLLDSMIQSLKDYADYESLVEMISRKD encoded by the exons ATG ATCATCTCACTTTTGGTTCCTCCAGAAGAAACAGATGAGAGTGACTTGATCCTGGAGGTGACTGCAGGTGTGGGTGGTCAGGAGGCCATGCTTTTCACCTCTGAGATGTTTGACATGTACCAGCAGTATGCTGCGTTTAAAAGATGGCACTTTGAAACGCTGGAATATTTCCCAAGTGAACTAG GCGGCCTTAGGCATGCGTCAGCCAGCATCGGAGGCCCAGAAGCCTACAAACACATGAAGTTTGAAGGAGGGGTGCACAGAGTGCAGAGAGTGCCGAGGACAGAGAAGCAAGGCCGCATCCACACCAGCACCATGACCGTGGCGATTCTGCCCCAGCCTACTGAG ATCAAACTGGTGATTAATCCTAAAGATTTGAGAATTGATACTAAGAGAGCCAGTGGAGCTGGAGGGCAGCACGTGAACACCACGGACAGCGCTGTTCGAATAGTCCATCTTCCCACAG GTATTGTTTCTGAATGCCAGCAAGAGAGATCTCAGCTGAAGAACAGGGAGCTGGCTATGAAAAAGTTACGTGCAAGGCTATACAGCCTGCATCTAGAGGAGGAAACTGCAAAAAGATATAATGCTAGAAAGATCCAG GTTGGAACAAAAGGAAGATCAGAGAAAATAAGAACCTACAACTTTCCACAGAACAGGGTCACAgaccacagaataaacaaatcaCTACATGACCTTGAGAGCTTCATGCAAGGAGACTGTCTTCTGGATAGCATGATACAGTCACTGAAGGACTATGCGGATTATGAATCTCTAGTAGAAATGATTTCCAGAAAAGACTAA
- the Mtrf1l gene encoding peptide chain release factor 1-like, mitochondrial isoform X2: MRSGFLSGARRLWALRAFSRTAPPPEELFAREGPLRAFLERRAGSEAGALDAGEPQLAAAARLLSEKERELRDTESLLHDENEELKKLAESEIALCQKEITQLRHQIISLLVPPEETDESDLILEVTAGGLRHASASIGGPEAYKHMKFEGGVHRVQRVPRTEKQGRIHTSTMTVAILPQPTEIKLVINPKDLRIDTKRASGAGGQHVNTTDSAVRIVHLPTGIVSECQQERSQLKNRELAMKKLRARLYSLHLEEETAKRYNARKIQVGTKGRSEKIRTYNFPQNRVTDHRINKSLHDLESFMQGDCLLDSMIQSLKDYADYESLVEMISRKD; encoded by the exons ATGCGGAGCGGGTTCCTGAGCGGTGCCCGGCGCCTGTGGGCCCTCCGCGCCTTCAGCCGCACTGCGCCGCCGCCCGAGGAGCTCTTCGCCCGCGAAGGGCCTCTCCGGGCCTTCCTGGAGCGCCGTGCGGGCTCGGAGGCCGGGGCTCTGGACGCCGGTGAGCCTCAGCTGGCGGCGGCGGCTCGGCTGCTCAGCGAGAAGGAGCGGGAGTTGCGGGACACCGAGTCCTTGCTGCACG ATGAGAATGAAGAGTTAAAGAAACTTGCAGAGAGTGAGATAGCTCTGTGTCAGAAAGAAATAACTCAGCTGAGGCATCAG ATCATCTCACTTTTGGTTCCTCCAGAAGAAACAGATGAGAGTGACTTGATCCTGGAGGTGACTGCAG GCGGCCTTAGGCATGCGTCAGCCAGCATCGGAGGCCCAGAAGCCTACAAACACATGAAGTTTGAAGGAGGGGTGCACAGAGTGCAGAGAGTGCCGAGGACAGAGAAGCAAGGCCGCATCCACACCAGCACCATGACCGTGGCGATTCTGCCCCAGCCTACTGAG ATCAAACTGGTGATTAATCCTAAAGATTTGAGAATTGATACTAAGAGAGCCAGTGGAGCTGGAGGGCAGCACGTGAACACCACGGACAGCGCTGTTCGAATAGTCCATCTTCCCACAG GTATTGTTTCTGAATGCCAGCAAGAGAGATCTCAGCTGAAGAACAGGGAGCTGGCTATGAAAAAGTTACGTGCAAGGCTATACAGCCTGCATCTAGAGGAGGAAACTGCAAAAAGATATAATGCTAGAAAGATCCAG GTTGGAACAAAAGGAAGATCAGAGAAAATAAGAACCTACAACTTTCCACAGAACAGGGTCACAgaccacagaataaacaaatcaCTACATGACCTTGAGAGCTTCATGCAAGGAGACTGTCTTCTGGATAGCATGATACAGTCACTGAAGGACTATGCGGATTATGAATCTCTAGTAGAAATGATTTCCAGAAAAGACTAA
- the Mtrf1l gene encoding peptide chain release factor 1-like, mitochondrial isoform X1, giving the protein MRSGFLSGARRLWALRAFSRTAPPPEELFAREGPLRAFLERRAGSEAGALDAGEPQLAAAARLLSEKERELRDTESLLHDENEELKKLAESEIALCQKEITQLRHQIISLLVPPEETDESDLILEVTAGVGGQEAMLFTSEMFDMYQQYAAFKRWHFETLEYFPSELGGLRHASASIGGPEAYKHMKFEGGVHRVQRVPRTEKQGRIHTSTMTVAILPQPTEIKLVINPKDLRIDTKRASGAGGQHVNTTDSAVRIVHLPTGIVSECQQERSQLKNRELAMKKLRARLYSLHLEEETAKRYNARKIQVGTKGRSEKIRTYNFPQNRVTDHRINKSLHDLESFMQGDCLLDSMIQSLKDYADYESLVEMISRKD; this is encoded by the exons ATGCGGAGCGGGTTCCTGAGCGGTGCCCGGCGCCTGTGGGCCCTCCGCGCCTTCAGCCGCACTGCGCCGCCGCCCGAGGAGCTCTTCGCCCGCGAAGGGCCTCTCCGGGCCTTCCTGGAGCGCCGTGCGGGCTCGGAGGCCGGGGCTCTGGACGCCGGTGAGCCTCAGCTGGCGGCGGCGGCTCGGCTGCTCAGCGAGAAGGAGCGGGAGTTGCGGGACACCGAGTCCTTGCTGCACG ATGAGAATGAAGAGTTAAAGAAACTTGCAGAGAGTGAGATAGCTCTGTGTCAGAAAGAAATAACTCAGCTGAGGCATCAG ATCATCTCACTTTTGGTTCCTCCAGAAGAAACAGATGAGAGTGACTTGATCCTGGAGGTGACTGCAGGTGTGGGTGGTCAGGAGGCCATGCTTTTCACCTCTGAGATGTTTGACATGTACCAGCAGTATGCTGCGTTTAAAAGATGGCACTTTGAAACGCTGGAATATTTCCCAAGTGAACTAG GCGGCCTTAGGCATGCGTCAGCCAGCATCGGAGGCCCAGAAGCCTACAAACACATGAAGTTTGAAGGAGGGGTGCACAGAGTGCAGAGAGTGCCGAGGACAGAGAAGCAAGGCCGCATCCACACCAGCACCATGACCGTGGCGATTCTGCCCCAGCCTACTGAG ATCAAACTGGTGATTAATCCTAAAGATTTGAGAATTGATACTAAGAGAGCCAGTGGAGCTGGAGGGCAGCACGTGAACACCACGGACAGCGCTGTTCGAATAGTCCATCTTCCCACAG GTATTGTTTCTGAATGCCAGCAAGAGAGATCTCAGCTGAAGAACAGGGAGCTGGCTATGAAAAAGTTACGTGCAAGGCTATACAGCCTGCATCTAGAGGAGGAAACTGCAAAAAGATATAATGCTAGAAAGATCCAG GTTGGAACAAAAGGAAGATCAGAGAAAATAAGAACCTACAACTTTCCACAGAACAGGGTCACAgaccacagaataaacaaatcaCTACATGACCTTGAGAGCTTCATGCAAGGAGACTGTCTTCTGGATAGCATGATACAGTCACTGAAGGACTATGCGGATTATGAATCTCTAGTAGAAATGATTTCCAGAAAAGACTAA